A DNA window from Brassica napus cultivar Da-Ae chromosome C1, Da-Ae, whole genome shotgun sequence contains the following coding sequences:
- the LOC125579937 gene encoding uncharacterized protein LOC125579937 — MFLMETKNQDETVLRMFRNTDYVNHFTVPPVGQSGGLCLSWTNEVQIDILSSSPNLIDVQLTWKSFSSLVSFVYGPPKAKDRPAFWESINLLGAGREDAWLLSGDFTALLHNDEKVGGPPRWEGSFLSLRSFVYQNGLWDLQHCGNDLSWRGTRYNHLIHSKLYRAMDNVAWLESFPSGSCEYLNFEGSDHRPVLIFFDQNLKRNNGLFRFDRRLKEKPEIRELVQDNWGAEEATASVISKISRVHAKIVEWTKLQNLNSKLDIVDLQKRLEEALTSTSHDPVLIGNLTTRLEKAFKDEEEFWRQRSRIMWLQAGDRNSSYFHATTRGRRMRNKFSVIEDAAGRPVYEETEIVNTISQHYSDLFTYGFSGSLDIFRETIRPLVLEDMNKGLITTPTLSEIRTAVFSINPDKAPVPDGFSASFY, encoded by the coding sequence ATGTTCCTCATGGAAACTAAGAACCAAGATGAAACGGTTCTTCGTATGTTTCGCAACACTGATTATGTAAACCATTTCACAGTACCTCCTGTCGGACAGAGCGGTGGCTTATGTCTTTCTTGGACAAATGAGGTTCAAATCGATATTTTGTCTTCTTCGCCAAATCTTATCGATGTACAACTTACTTGGAAAAGCTTCTCCTCTCTTGTATCCTTTGTCTATGGCCCGCCCAAGGCCAAAGATAGACCTGCTTTCTGGGAATCTATAAACCTCTTAGGGGCAGGACGCGAAGATGCATGGCTTCTTTCTGGGGACTTTACCGCCCTTTTGCATAATGACGAGAAAGTAGGAGGGCCTCCTCGCTGGGAAGGTTCCTTCCTATCCTTGAGAAGCTTCGTGTATCAAAATGGACTATGGGACTTGCAACATTGCGGTAATGATCTATCGTGGAGGGGGACTCGCTATAACCATCTCATCCACTCCAAACTGTATCGAGCTATGGATAATGTGGCTTGGTTGGAATCCTTCCCATCAGGCAGTTGTGAGTACCTCAACTTTGAGGGTTCGGATCATAGGCCAGTACTTATCTTCTTCGATCAGAACTTGAAGCGAAACAATGGCCTATTTAGATTTGACCGGAGATTAAAAGAAAAACCAGAAATTCGGGAACTGGTCCAAGATAATTGGGGTGCAGAAGAAGCTACTGCCTCAGTCATCTCCAAGATCTCCAGAGTGCACGCCAAAATTGTGGAGTGGACTAAGCTTCAAAACCTCAACAGCAAGTTGGACATAGTTGATTTGCAAAAACGGCTGGAAGAGGCTCTTACAAGTACCTCTCACGACCCGGTCCTCATTGGCAACCTCACCACCCGTTTAGAAAAAGCCTTTAAAGATGAGGAGGAGTTTTGGCGCCAACGGAGCAGAATCATGTGGCTTCAAGCGGGAGACAGGAACTCTAGCTACTTTCACGCAACGACCAGGGGCAGGAGAATGAGAAACAAATTCTCTGTTATTGAAGATGCTGCAGGGAGGCCGGTGTATGAGGAAACGGAAATAGTGAATACCATCTCACAACACTACTCCGACCTTTTCACCTATGGCTTCTCAGGCTCTCTGGACATTTTTCGAGAAACGATCAGACCGCTAGTTTTAGAGGACATGAACAAAGGGCTTATAACGACCCCAACCCTGTCAGAAATCCGTACTGCAGTTTTCTCCATCAATCCGGACAAAGCGCCGGTTCCGGACGGCTTCTCAGCCTCCTTCTACTAG